In one window of Helianthus annuus cultivar XRQ/B chromosome 17, HanXRQr2.0-SUNRISE, whole genome shotgun sequence DNA:
- the LOC110924291 gene encoding uncharacterized protein LOC110924291 → MPVAYALVDEETVHSWCWFFQNLREYITRDCNSRICVLSDRHARIINVMENLVDWREPNAYHRYCLRYVRSNFSGRFKTKSLRKLCWMIGSTSQRRKYVWAVREMRMLNLDAWNYLIDIDKSKWTIVHDHGNRRWGNLTTNISESMNNVLREARPLPVRALIHYTFTKDVSEYARHTQMAQSCNTPLPPRIWSRFNKLHSVAKQHEVSVYDVREGRYAVVSKEETNDDGGNEYTVEYRRRRCSCGKWQILRFPCSHAIAVCAWRGE, encoded by the coding sequence ATGCCAGTGGCGTACGCTCTAGTTGATGAAGAAACGGTTCATAGTTGGTGTTGGTTTTTCCAAAATTTGAGGGAATACATCACCAGAGACTGTAACAGTAGAATTTGTGTTTTATCAGACCGTCATGCCAGGATAATTAATGTGATGGAGAACCTTGTGGATTGGAGGGAACCAAACGCCTACCACCGTTATTGTCTTCGGTATGTAAGAAGCAATTTTAGTGGTAGGTTCAAGACCAAATCTCTTAGGAAGCTGTGTTGGATGATCGGGAGCACAAGTCAACGCAGAAAGTATGTTTGGGCTGTGAGGGAAATGCGGATGTTAAATCTGGATGCTTGGAACTACCTGATCGACATCGACAAAAGCAAGTGGACTATTGTGCATGACCACGGAAACCGTCGTTGGGGTAACCTTACGACGAACATATCCGAGTCTATGAATAATGTATTACGTGAAGCAAGACCCCTACCAGTGAGAGCCTTGATTCATTATACGTTCACCAAGGACGTATCAGAGTATGCTCGGCACACGCAGATGGCCCAAAGCTGCAATACCCCTCTACCCCCTCGAATTTGGTCTAGGTTTAACAAGTTGCATTCCGTAGCCAAGCAACATGAAGTGTCCGTCTATGATGTCAGAGAAGGTCGCTACGCGGTAGTTTCAAAGGAAGAAACCAATGATGACGGCGGAAACGAGTACACCGTTGAATACAGACGCAGGCGGTGCTCATGCGGGAAATGGCAAATACTTAGATTCCCTTGTTCCCATGCTATCGCCGTTTGCGCTTGGAGGGGTGAGTAA